One window from the genome of Desulfovibrio legallii encodes:
- the groES gene encoding co-chaperone GroES: MKLKPLNDRVLVKRLESEEKTAGGLYIPDTAKEKPSKGEVVAVGPGKVGEKGERVALAVKPGDMVLFNKYAGTEVKLDGVDHLVMREEDILAVID; the protein is encoded by the coding sequence ATGAAGCTGAAACCCCTCAACGACCGTGTGCTGGTCAAGCGTCTTGAGTCCGAAGAAAAGACCGCCGGCGGCCTGTATATTCCTGATACGGCCAAAGAAAAGCCCTCCAAGGGCGAGGTCGTGGCCGTGGGCCCGGGCAAGGTTGGGGAAAAGGGCGAGCGCGTGGCTCTGGCCGTGAAGCCCGGCGATATGGTGCTGTTCAACAAGTATGCCGGCACGGAAGTGAAACTGGACGGCGTTGACCACCTGGTCATGCGCGAAGAAGACATCCTGGCCGTTATTGACTAG